TGATGCCGATGCCGGCATGTTCGATCGATTGCTGCAGCTGGCCTGGAAAGGTTTGTTCTACACCCTGGTGGTGACGCGGCGTTCCTATTACGGCAAGTCGACGTCGACGCAGAACTTCGCGCTCATGATCGACGACCTTGCCTTTGAGGATACCCGCATCCCATTTTGCACCACGGCCCTGGATCTGATTTCCGGGCAGGAGGTTGTTTTTAAAAGCGGCAGTCTGCGTCGGGCGGTGTCGGCGAGTTGCGCCATACCCGGTCTGTTGCCGCCGGTGCAGGACGAAGGCCGCATTCTCGTGGATGGCGGGTGGATCGACAGCGTGCCGGTGCTGCCGGCCTATCGGTTGGGAGCGGATAAAGTGGTGGCGGTGGATGTCGCAAGTAGACTTGAGCCTTGCGGCGAACTGGACAGCGCTCTGGAGATCATCGGCCGGGCCGACAGCATAGCACGCTGGGCGCTGAGCACGGAACGCTGCCGCAAGGCCGATCTGGTGGTTCGGCCACAGAATAACGGCAGCCACTGGGCTGATTTTTCGCAATTTGAAGAGGCGGTGGCTGAAGGTTTGACGGCGGTCGAAGCGCAATTGCCTGCGATTCGACGGCTGGTGGCGCGCAACACTCCGCAGGCCTGGCTGCGGGATGCCATCCGGGGCAAACGATCGAGGCCTCGTGGTTGAAATCCTGGCCTTGCAGGCTTCTCAGGGTTGGCGATCCGATTCGCGCCGCTGCTCCCGCCCCACCAGCACCACGAGGTCGGCCAGTTGCTCGGCGATCAGATCGAGCAGATCGTCCATGGTGATGATACCCGCCAGAGCGCCCGCAGCGGTGATGACAGGCATGCGTCGTATCCCTTTATCGCGCATGCGCTTGATAGCGTCCAGCATGCTCTCCTCCTCCTTGACGCTGATCAGGTCGAAGCTCATGACATCTGCCACCAGCATGGATTCCGGGGCCACCTCGTTGGCCAGAACCTCCACTACCAGGTCCCGGTCGGTGAGCATGCCGACGGGGAACCGCTCGTCGCCGCGTTCTTCTACCACCACCACATTACCCACATGATGATGACGCATCAGCTTGGCGGCATTGGAAATGGGATCATTGCGATCGATAATGACAACATCGCGGTTACATACTTCTCCAACCTGCATAAAAAACTCCTTCCCCAGATCGTCGTGACGCAATTATACCTGCCTCTAAAGAGTTAACATCCCGGCGCCGTTCGTCAACCGCCTGCAGCAAAGACCAGAGTTCGGAAGGCAAAAAAGCCCATATTTGGCGGTCTGCCTAGCAAAAGGGTTGGGGTAAGGCAAAAGTATTGTTGACAGAATTGCTCCAATCTGATATTGAAAACGAAAGTCAAAATTAAACACAAAGGAGGGGCCGCCATTATGCCATTAAAATCCGATCAGATGAAACCCAGAGAAGTTTTCTGGCGAAGGGTGGGTAAAAAGGTCAGGGATGATCGTTCCTGCATGGCAGCCTTTTTGGCGTTGCATTCGGCGGAGGTCCTGGAAGGAGTCAAGCCGGCCAATCTGATGACCATGCATGATCGCGAGCATACCTGCGGGCGGAATCTCTATCGATTATGGGAAACCCATGCCGAAGATTTGCTGGGGGTCAGCGGTTTTAAAGCCAAGGTGTTGAGCGATTGCGGACGTCGGCGCCTGGTGCTTCTTTACAGCCCGTTGCTGCTGGATGAACTTCTGCGCCGGCCGAACGTACGCAATTTTTTGCACAAGGCGGGATACCCGGCCTTCGATAAGACGGAACAGGCGCTGGATGAGTTGCGGCAGCGGGTGAAACATGAGGATTTTCCCCATGAGATCGGCCTGTTTCTGGGCTACCCGCTCAAGGATGTCGCCGGTTTCATGGGCTGGGCGGCCATTCCTTTCAGCAGCAACGGGCCATGGCGTATATACGGCGAACCGTCCCGTAGCCTGGGGTTGGCCAACTGCCACAAGGCCTGTCGCAGTCGCATGGCGCAACGTCTGGACGGCGGTTGTGACCCGACTCTGTGTTTGTGTCCCGGACGTGGGATGGGGTGCTGCCCGGCTCCGGATCTGGCAGATACAGCCGGTGAGCCTGTGGCGGAGCTGATCGCTTGTTGATTCGATCTGTCAGGTTAGGAAAAAACATTGCCCTGGCGTTGCCGCCAGTTGGATTCGTTGAAAAAAAAAGCCACCGCAGGCAGTCAATATGGCTGTCTGTGGTGGCTTATGGTTCGGTCGGAGGCAATCGGAATCATGCCCCCGAGTCTTTCCCCCCAGTGTCAGATCCCCTGTTGTCCAGTATGCAGAGCGGACCCCGGCCCTGCATGATCGGCCCCAGGCAGCCGTTGCACAGCAGGCAGCGGGCCTTGCTGCGGTCGCCCCGGTGCCAGCGGCGGATCAGATCCGGTTCGCGGATCAGGCTGCGGCACAGAGCGATGAAATCGGCGGTGCCTTCGGTCAGCAGCGTCTCGGCGACTTCGTAAGACAGGATGCCGCCCACCAGGATCAAGGGTACGGTCAGGCGTTGTTTGAACAGCTCGGCGGCCTTGCGGTAGAAAACCTCCGTGTCGGGGGTGTCGAGTCGACCGGGGCGCAGCGAGCTCATATCGCCCGAGGCGTAGATGGTGCCGCCGCTCATTTCCACCGCATCGATCCCGGCCTGCTGCAGCCGTTCGGCTACCTTCAACATGTCTTCGACGGTGACCCCGCCTTCGACAAAATCCTCCGAATTGAGTTTGATCAGTACCGGATAGTCCGGTCCGACAGCCTTTCGTACCGCCTGCAGGACTTCGAGCACCAGCTTGGCGCGATTTTCCACCGGCCCGCCGTATTCATCCGTGCGTTGGTTGAAATAGGGCGACAGGAACTCGCTGAGCAGGTAGCCGTGGGCGGCATGGATCTGTACCGCGTCGAACCCGGCCTTCTTGGCCCTGAGGGCAGCGGCGGCAAAGGCTTCGACGACCCGGCGGATATCCGCCGCGGTCATGGCGTGGCATACCGGCGCCTTACTGCCGTCCATGGCCGATGGTCCCATGGCCTCCTGTCCGCTGAGTTCATGCGCGCCGTAGCAGCCGGCATGGGCGATCTGCAGGGCGATGCGTCCCCCCTGGGCATGCACCGCACCGGCCATGGCGGTCAGACCTTCCAGCATGCTGTCATCGTGAACACCGAGTTGCCAGGGGCCGGCCTGTCCTTCGGAACTCACGAAGGCGTGACCGGTGATGACGAGACCCACGTCGTTGCGGGCCAGACTGGCCATCAGGTCGATAAGTTCAGGGGTGGCGGCGCCATCATCGGCAGCCATGCCTTCCCAGGTGGCAGAACGAACGGTGCGGTTGCGCAGGGCCATGCCACCGATCACCGCCGGAGAAAAAAGTTTGCTCATGGTCGTTGCTCCGGAATGTAGAGGCGAGGAGTTAATCTTTGGCAGCTGCCTTTCCGGCACTGTGGATACCGAGGCTGAAACGATGAGGGCCGGGGACTCCCCTGGAAATAAAGGCGACCTTGTCGCCGGCATGGATCACGTAGTCCAGAGAGTAAACGAGGTGATTGACGAAGACACCCTCGATTTTGTCCATAGGCAATTCCAACTCTTCGGCGATATCCTGAGCGATACGTCCTTCCGGCGGAATATACATTTGGGCGTTGGGCGGAAGCCCCTTGGCTTTGCGGGCCGAATGTAAAAATCCGAACATGCGAATCTCGGTATTAGGTGCTGGATCCATGGCGGTGTCTCCTCACACAAGCAAAGCAAAAAAGGTCATAAAGCATCCGTTACCAATATAAGGGGTTCCCCGAATCACGTCAAATGATTATAATTGGTGTCAACCTTCACTTTTTAAGATGGATGATATGGATTCCAACGCGTTGAAAATTTTTTTGGCGGTTGCCGAGGAGGGGAGTGTCTCCAGGGCCGCCGAGCGTTTGCACTGCGTGCAGTCGAATGTCACCACGCGTATTCGTAAACTTGAAGCGGATTTGGGGGCAGAGCTGTTTCACCGCACGCGCAAGGGGATGGGGCTCTCTGCCGCCGGTCATCTTCTGTTGCCCTACGCACGCTCCGTCACACATCTGCTGCATGAAGCGCGGGCGGCCCTCGACCCTTCCAGCGCGCCGTGTGGGCCTTTGCGCCTCGGTGCCATGGATACGGCGGCCGTGGTGCACCTTCCGGCGTTACTGGCGGGTTATCACCGGGAATATCCGGACGTCGATCTGCAATTGAGCACCGGCGCCAGCGGCGAAATGGTCCAGCGGGTGCTCGATTACTCGTTGGAGGGCGCTTTTGTCGGTGGCCGCGTAGAGCATCCTGACATTGTAGCAGAAGAAGTGCTGTGCGAAGAGCTGGTCATGGTGACCAGTAGTACCGAACCTGTCGTGGATGAGGAGTCGGTATTGTCGGTACTGGTCTATCGCAGAGGCTGTTCCTGTCGCCGCAAGCTCGAAGAATGGCTTAAACACACGAGGCGTACGCCTTCCCGGGTGGTGGAAATGGGAGCCCTCGATGCCATCCTCGGTTGCGTCGGCGCCGGCATGGGGATCACCATGCTGCCCCGCAGTTTCGTAACGCGCGAACCTTTCCGCTCTCTGGTGCATATTCATGCCGTAGCGCCGCCCTTCGATCGCCTGCCGATTCAACTGATTCGCCGTCGCGATGTGCAGCCTTCGTCGGCCATGCATTCTTTTCTCGGGATGGCGCGCGAAACTCTGGCTGCCAAATCTTGATGGTGGCTTCAACCCGTAGGATATACAGGCGAAACATGAATCTCCGGTTATAAGGAGACCCTTCTATCGCATCAACAAAGAGAAAAGGCCCAATCTGGGGAAGAGGAAGGTCTTTGTGGCATTCTGAAGGTGGGGTATATAAAAATGGCCCACCCGGGAAGGGCAGGCCATCTCATCTTTAGAATTCGTTTAAAATGAATAAGCCAGACCAAGGCGGGCGGTATGAATCTCCAAATCGATATCTGCCGAGTATGTATCCCCCCACCACGAATCTTCAATCGAGTAACTCTCGCTACCGTAGTCGTCATAAAGATATTCAATCCGTGCAGTCAGGTGCTCGGTGATTTTTTGCTCAATGCCAGCGCCAATCGTCCAGCCGAAATGTGTAGCATTGTCTCCGCCATACCCTGAATCCGTATCATCAACGGCAACCTTCGCAACGGCCAGACCACCGGCAACATAGAACAGCGTGGTGTTGTAGACAAAGCCTGCGCGTGCTCGAAGATGCGCATCCCAGTCAATGTCAAAGGCCGACCAATCATTGTAGGAGTTATTTTTGTCGGCACCTTCACCCAGGTCACCAATGCCGGCATCAGCTTCAAAGCCTAACATAATGTTATCGATCATATAGTTATGGCCGAAGTAAAGTCCACCGACAAATCCCTCAATATCCGCATTAAGATCATACCCGGGATTCCACGAGTCACTATATTCCAAGTCGGCCCATGAGTGGCCCACAAAGCCACCGATGTACGGGCCGGAATAATCAGACAATGCTTCGGCCCCCATCATATTTCCAGCATATACCGGCCCGCTCATCAGGACGGCTACAACCAAAGCCCCAAAAATAGTGCGCAAGCGTAACATTTCTAACCTCCTTGAGTCATTTGTGACATTTTAGTTACATTTATTAAGGTGTAAACATAAAATCAAGTCAACATTACTCCTCGAGAAGGTGGATGTAAAGGGTTTTAACGGGTGCCGCCAAATCGCAATGGTCGGCTTGTTTGTCAGGGGAAAGGCTGCTTAACTCTTTGCCTTCTTGAGCGAACCGGGAACGTATGGGGGGAGGCGTTTGGCGATGCTTTTACGCAGACGACGAAAAAAGCGCATTGTGGGATTGGTTTTTTTTCGGCGGCTGGGGCGGCTTCGTACAGCGGCTTTTTGTCTGTCCATAAGGGCGACGAGGGTCTGGAAGCGAAAATCGGTGGGGGGCGCAGGGGCCGCCGGGATGGGTTCGGTTTTGAACTGGCAGAGGTTTTGCGGGTTGAATCCCGACCGAACCAGGATCTGGACCGTGGTCTTGATCGCCGACTGGAAGTCTCGATTGCGCTTCACATTGGTGGGAGCACAGCCCCGAGGCTCACCGGGCTCGGGGAGAGAGTGCCGCTCCCATAGCTCTTCAAGCCGGTCTTCTTCGGCTATCCGGTAAATAAGCTGGTTCTGCCATCCGTGCTTTTTCGAGTAACCGTTGACGATATGCGTTTTACCCAGGTCGGCTTTGCGGCGGAGCCGTTCCAGGGAGATCCATGAGAGGTGGGCAGCGTAGAATTGATCGGTGCGCAGGGTTTCCACATCTTTGTTGTAAGCCACGTCATGGCTTCCCGCTGCAAGATGCATCCATCCCTGATTGCGGAAAATGACTTTGGAAGGAAAGGGCATATGGAAGAAATTGAGGTTGCCCTTGTAGATTTCCTCGTACTTCCGGAGAGACTCCTTTGGAACGCTGGGATCCACCATGGCTTCATACTCGATGCTCAAATAATCGGACAGGGATTGTTCGTTGAAGTTGCGAGGTAAAATGAAATTTTTCAACGCGTAGCGCAGAGCATGGCAGTTTGCAGGGAGGCTGCCCAGACAGTCCTTCAGGGAACTGCCATTTCGCGAGATCAGAAATTCGTCGGCATCGAAGAAATAGATCCAGTCCGGTTCGGACTGTTGAGCCAGGCCAACGAGCGCATTGATTTGGCCCTCCTCGATAAACTGACCTTCCGTCTGGTTGTAAATATGGATTCGTCCGGGCCAGATGTCTTGAAGATATGCCAGACCGGCGTGGGTTTCGTCGGTACTGCTGTCGTTGAGGACGTAAACCTCGTCCACATGATTGACCAGAGCGTAGCCTATGGACAGAGCGACCAGTCCCCACTCGTTTTTGCACTGGGTGATTCCGGTAATTTTAAAAGGTGCATAGTTGGTTTCCGAAGGGGTCCTGTCGGATTTTATAGCGTTTTTCATGTATTTCATGCCTCGCCATCGATTCTGGTCAAGGCGGCATGGTTCCGCCTTTGTCCCCCATGGGAAGCGCCCATCCGGGGATATGATCAGATCCTGAAGGTCAACATTCCATGAATCGGTCGGTTTGCTGCGGAAAGTCCGGAGTCCTTGTCCGGGCAGGTTGGCAGTGCCGTCGAAGGTGGCAAGTTTTCAGCGATTGTGCCGCCTGGAGGATGGCCGAGCCAGTCCGGCCGGACAGGGGTTGTTGATTAATATGCCTTACTTTATGGCTTGCTGTCCAGTCCGGACGAGGGCGATGGCCGAATTGGGAAGATATTGCACGATCCCGCATGGAAATTCAGCCGGCGGTCTGAATCATGGGGGAAAGTCAGGTATGCTTAAAAACAGTTATGCTCTGTTGTGTCATGGCCAAAGGAGATTTTATAGGGTTTTCAACCACAAGTTGTGCACCGCAGGTTTCGCACGACAACTCGGGGCAGTTGATTTCCAACCGATAAAGAAGGGGATGAGCGATGAAAAAATGGGTATTTATCGTGATGGGGTGTTTTTTCGCCACGGGCGCATGGGCTGAATCGACAGGCTTCCAGTTGAGTTTGACCCCGGATCTGGCCATTCATTCCAGAGCTACCCGCATCAGCGGTGTGACCGTCGGTGTTTGGAGTGAAAATCCACAAGATGCCATAGCGCTCGGCATCGTCAACGGTTCAACGGGCCAAAGTTCAGGCTTGTCCCTTGGTTTGCTGGCCAATTACGCGGAGAACTACAAAGGTGCCCAATTGGCCTGGCTGGCCAATTACTCCTCCGGAAGGTTTGCCGGGTTTCAATGGTCGCTCTTCAACTATGCAGGTAATCTGCATGGCTTTCAACTCGGGCTTATAAATTTTGCAGATACTTGTGACAAAGGTCTTCAGGTTGGATTGATCAACCTCATGAATGAAACGGAAACATGGTTCCGAAATTTTCCCAACGAAGTTGCACCAGCTATGATTCTTCTCAACTGGCGCTACTAAGGCTTTGCCCGAGCCAGTCACCGGTATGGGACGCGGATGTTTGAGATTGTCGTATCTTTTATGAAATCCACTGCATGGAAAGAGTCCGCCGGCTACCCCGGTGGACTCTTCAGGTTCAGGATATAGGACCGGCATCACTGATGGTGAGATAACCCCCATAACATCAAAACGCCCCGAAAATTCTCGGGGCGTTTTGCGATCATATGATTATCTAAGCGAATTCCCGTCGTGGGAAACATTATCGGATTACCCGACTTCTGCAATCCGGGGTTGTGCCATTTTCAATTTAATGAGGCTACTCCTGAGTGACCCGGCGGATCAGAGACAGTCATATGTCTTCCTCCTTTGGATGCGCAAAACCTCTTTTGCGTTTGAGGTATGTAAACTATACCACAAAAAGACGATCATGGCGGCGGAAGTCAATCGACATGCACAAAGGGATAACGATCGTTTAGTTCGCGGGTGATGAAGCCGATGCCGCAGCGGGTGCCGACGGTTTCGATGGCCAATACCGCATCGGGCTTGTCAAAATCGACATGGCCGGAATGCCCCAGGTCGGCCAGCTCATCGAGGATGAAGTTGTCCAGTGCCTGCTCGATGTCGGGCGAGACGATTTCCCCCTTGAGGCCCCGTCGTTCGAGGCGCACATGGAAGCGGTGTTCGCTCATCTGCGGCAGGTAAGGGCGGATGGCCTGACAGGCTTTGGCGAGAAAATCGTCCAGATCGAAGGTGAAGACCTTGTCCAGAGGCACCACGCGGCTTATATCCTGAAAGGCGATGATCCGCTCTTCACGCTGACTTCGGACCGTTTCCAAAAATTGCAGGATGCTGGCGACCCGCCCCAAAGCCACGCCGTGAAATTCTGTTTTGTGAAATTCGCCGTGAGGGGCGAGTTCCTCCAACATCTGGCGGTAGCGGCCATCCTGGGCCATGGTGACAAGTACGTTGAATTCCCACATAGGTCTCTCCCTTGGCTGTTTTTTGAGTTTATCCAAGGTGAGCCGGATGGCAAGTTTACTGAATTATCGAATGAAAAAAAGGCCTTTTACCACGAAGCTTGCTATATTGCAGAAAGCGGTAAGCCCTGTGGATATTGAAATAAAAAGGCTATACCCTTTCTTGGACAACCTCCCGGCAAGTTGGTTAATCCAAGAGACAAAGGGGTATAGCCATGAAGAAGATTCAAACAAAAAAGCTTAAATCCGTCAACAGTAACACCCTTTTGGCTACGGTCGACATTGGAAAGAACGTTCTTTCCGGATACGCCCGCTGTCCTGATCGAAGCGAAGTGAAACCGTTTGATTTTTCCAACAATCTTAAAGGTTTTTCCCGCTTCTGGAACATCCTGATTCGAACGCAGAGGGCTTACGGTCTGGAGCAAATTATTCTCGGCTTCGAATCCACCGGAGCATATGCCGAACCACTGATGCATTTTCTCAAAAACAAGCCGGTGCACCTGGTGCAGGTCAATCCGATGCATACCAAGAGGGTGAAGGAACTTTGCGGCAATTCGCCGAACAAGACGGACCAGAAGGATCCGAAGGTGATCGCCGACATTATTGAGCTGGGCCATGGACTGACCGTGATAATTCCACAGGGAGCGGCAGCGGAACTACGACGGCTCACCCAGGCTCGGGAGAGAGCGGTCAAGCGGCGTACCGCACTGTTCAATCAGCTTCACGACCTGGTGTTTATCAGTTTCCCCGAATTCCTCCAGGTCATGAAGGACATCAAGAGCAAAAGCGCCCAATACCTTCTGCGGCATCACCCGGGACCTGAAGACGTTATGGCCCTGGGCCTAGAGTCCTTGGCCCAAGTTCTGAAACGTATCAGCTGCGGCAAGCTGAAACTGGCGAAAGCCCAGGCGCTTTTCGAGGCCGCCAGAAGTTCTGTCGGCATTCGCGAGGGACGCCTCGGCCTTGGTCTGGAGATTCAGGCAATGCTCGAAGCGATCGAGGTCTGTGAGCGCTTCGTGAAGCAACTGGAAGCCGAGATGGCTCGGCATCTTGAAGAGATTCCTTATAGCCGCCTGCTTCTGTC
This DNA window, taken from Syntrophotalea carbinolica DSM 2380, encodes the following:
- a CDS encoding THUMP domain-containing protein, yielding MWEFNVLVTMAQDGRYRQMLEELAPHGEFHKTEFHGVALGRVASILQFLETVRSQREERIIAFQDISRVVPLDKVFTFDLDDFLAKACQAIRPYLPQMSEHRFHVRLERRGLKGEIVSPDIEQALDNFILDELADLGHSGHVDFDKPDAVLAIETVGTRCGIGFITRELNDRYPFVHVD
- a CDS encoding LysR family transcriptional regulator, with product MDSNALKIFLAVAEEGSVSRAAERLHCVQSNVTTRIRKLEADLGAELFHRTRKGMGLSAAGHLLLPYARSVTHLLHEARAALDPSSAPCGPLRLGAMDTAAVVHLPALLAGYHREYPDVDLQLSTGASGEMVQRVLDYSLEGAFVGGRVEHPDIVAEEVLCEELVMVTSSTEPVVDEESVLSVLVYRRGCSCRRKLEEWLKHTRRTPSRVVEMGALDAILGCVGAGMGITMLPRSFVTREPFRSLVHIHAVAPPFDRLPIQLIRRRDVQPSSAMHSFLGMARETLAAKS
- a CDS encoding IS110 family transposase, whose product is MKKIQTKKLKSVNSNTLLATVDIGKNVLSGYARCPDRSEVKPFDFSNNLKGFSRFWNILIRTQRAYGLEQIILGFESTGAYAEPLMHFLKNKPVHLVQVNPMHTKRVKELCGNSPNKTDQKDPKVIADIIELGHGLTVIIPQGAAAELRRLTQARERAVKRRTALFNQLHDLVFISFPEFLQVMKDIKSKSAQYLLRHHPGPEDVMALGLESLAQVLKRISCGKLKLAKAQALFEAARSSVGIREGRLGLGLEIQAMLEAIEVCERFVKQLEAEMARHLEEIPYSRLLLSMKGIGPITVAGLIGEVADFTHFETQKELLKYAGLDLFEISSGKHRGQRRISKRGRPLLRKLLFFAALNTVRKGGIMHEPYQGHLQKGMPRIKALIAIARKLLGIMLALVRTQREYSHQQTQLAQAA
- a CDS encoding glycosyltransferase family 2 protein — encoded protein: MKNAIKSDRTPSETNYAPFKITGITQCKNEWGLVALSIGYALVNHVDEVYVLNDSSTDETHAGLAYLQDIWPGRIHIYNQTEGQFIEEGQINALVGLAQQSEPDWIYFFDADEFLISRNGSSLKDCLGSLPANCHALRYALKNFILPRNFNEQSLSDYLSIEYEAMVDPSVPKESLRKYEEIYKGNLNFFHMPFPSKVIFRNQGWMHLAAGSHDVAYNKDVETLRTDQFYAAHLSWISLERLRRKADLGKTHIVNGYSKKHGWQNQLIYRIAEEDRLEELWERHSLPEPGEPRGCAPTNVKRNRDFQSAIKTTVQILVRSGFNPQNLCQFKTEPIPAAPAPPTDFRFQTLVALMDRQKAAVRSRPSRRKKTNPTMRFFRRLRKSIAKRLPPYVPGSLKKAKS
- a CDS encoding CBS domain-containing protein; the protein is MQVGEVCNRDVVIIDRNDPISNAAKLMRHHHVGNVVVVEERGDERFPVGMLTDRDLVVEVLANEVAPESMLVADVMSFDLISVKEEESMLDAIKRMRDKGIRRMPVITAAGALAGIITMDDLLDLIAEQLADLVVLVGREQRRESDRQP
- a CDS encoding NADH:flavin oxidoreductase, coding for MSKLFSPAVIGGMALRNRTVRSATWEGMAADDGAATPELIDLMASLARNDVGLVITGHAFVSSEGQAGPWQLGVHDDSMLEGLTAMAGAVHAQGGRIALQIAHAGCYGAHELSGQEAMGPSAMDGSKAPVCHAMTAADIRRVVEAFAAAALRAKKAGFDAVQIHAAHGYLLSEFLSPYFNQRTDEYGGPVENRAKLVLEVLQAVRKAVGPDYPVLIKLNSEDFVEGGVTVEDMLKVAERLQQAGIDAVEMSGGTIYASGDMSSLRPGRLDTPDTEVFYRKAAELFKQRLTVPLILVGGILSYEVAETLLTEGTADFIALCRSLIREPDLIRRWHRGDRSKARCLLCNGCLGPIMQGRGPLCILDNRGSDTGGKDSGA
- a CDS encoding DUF3793 family protein, which produces MPLKSDQMKPREVFWRRVGKKVRDDRSCMAAFLALHSAEVLEGVKPANLMTMHDREHTCGRNLYRLWETHAEDLLGVSGFKAKVLSDCGRRRLVLLYSPLLLDELLRRPNVRNFLHKAGYPAFDKTEQALDELRQRVKHEDFPHEIGLFLGYPLKDVAGFMGWAAIPFSSNGPWRIYGEPSRSLGLANCHKACRSRMAQRLDGGCDPTLCLCPGRGMGCCPAPDLADTAGEPVAELIAC
- a CDS encoding patatin-like phospholipase family protein, whose protein sequence is MFRRPKVALALGGGAARGLAHIGVLEAFEKHGLPVDMIAGSSMGAIIGAIYALDPSVAALKERFHAYLNSDEFKETRFNQLMDHDDADAGMFDRLLQLAWKGLFYTLVVTRRSYYGKSTSTQNFALMIDDLAFEDTRIPFCTTALDLISGQEVVFKSGSLRRAVSASCAIPGLLPPVQDEGRILVDGGWIDSVPVLPAYRLGADKVVAVDVASRLEPCGELDSALEIIGRADSIARWALSTERCRKADLVVRPQNNGSHWADFSQFEEAVAEGLTAVEAQLPAIRRLVARNTPQAWLRDAIRGKRSRPRG
- a CDS encoding outer membrane protein — translated: MLRLRTIFGALVVAVLMSGPVYAGNMMGAEALSDYSGPYIGGFVGHSWADLEYSDSWNPGYDLNADIEGFVGGLYFGHNYMIDNIMLGFEADAGIGDLGEGADKNNSYNDWSAFDIDWDAHLRARAGFVYNTTLFYVAGGLAVAKVAVDDTDSGYGGDNATHFGWTIGAGIEQKITEHLTARIEYLYDDYGSESYSIEDSWWGDTYSADIDLEIHTARLGLAYSF